GTCTGGCCGCTGATCGCGAAGGAGCTGGCCTGGGGCTACTACAGCGAGCTGTTCACCGGGCACCCCGACCGCGTGCGGATGGACTTCGTCGTGTTCGCGGACACCTTCGCCGACCTGCCCTGGGATTCGCCGGGCATGCGGGACCTCATCGCGCGGGCGGTGCCCGCCGAGGCCGACCGCCTCGACCTCGACCGGCTCGACCGGCCGATGGCGGGCCGCGCGTTCGGCTCGGCGGAGGAGTTCGGCAAGGAGCTGCGGGAGTACGTCGAAGCCGACCTCGCGCGCCGGGCGGACCAGGAGTTCAGCGCCGACCTGGGTGCGTTCATGGCGTTGCTCTCGGTGTACGGCCAGCTGCCGGTGCTCGTCCAAAAAGGACGGCTCGACGCCTCTTCGCAAGTGTCCGATATGGACGGCTGGTTCCACGGGTTCTTCTCGTACTACGCCAGCGGGCCGCCGCCGCGCCGGCTGGAGGAGCTGCTGGCCCTGCACCAGGTCGGCGTGGTTTCCTTCGCCGGCGCGGACATGCGGGTGACGGCGGAGCGCGACGCGTTCGTCGCGTCCAGCGCGAGCTATCCCGGAACGGTTTCGGCGCGCACGCTGGTCGAAGCGCGGCTGCCTGGCCCGAGCGTCACGCGGGCGGCGGACGGCCTGCTCCAGCAGCTGCGCGACGCGGGCGAGCTGGCCGAGGAGACGGTCGCGGACCCGGTGACGGGCGCGTTGCTGCCGTCGGGCCGGATCCACACGCGCGTGTCGGACTCCCGCCTGCTCGACGGCACCGGCCGCCCGCACCCGCACCGCTTCGCCGTGGGCCCGCACACGAGCGCCCGCTCGGCGGCGGCGTTCACCCGGCCCCGGACGAACGCGTCGAGCTTCCGCCAGAACGACGCCGTCGCGCGCGAGATCCTGGCCCTCGTGAGTGGTTAGGGCGGTTCTAACCGCCCTAACCACTCACGAGGCCCAGGCGACCACCTCGGCGAGGACTTGCTCGGGTGGGGGCATTTTCGCGATCTCGGCCGCGATGCCCCGGGCGGTGTCGCGGGGTTTCGGGTCGGTGAGCAGGTCGCGGGCCGCTGCCTCGATCGCGGGTATCCGGATCGCGTCGCCGACCAGGGACTTCGCCGCGCCGAGTGCCGAGAGCGTTTCCGCGTTCGCGAACTGGTCGGCGCCCTGCGGCAGGATCAGCTGCGGCAGCCCGGCCGCGAGTGACGCCAGCACCGTGCCCGTGCCGCCGTGGTGCACCACCAGGCCCGCGTGCTTCAAGACCTCCGCCTGCGGCACGAACCCGGCCACCTGGACGCGAGCCGGCAGCTCGCCCAACGCCGACGGGTCGCCGGGGCCGAGCGCCACCAGCACGTCCACGTCCAGGCGGGACAGCGCGCGGATCGCGCCGCGCAGGACGTCCGTCGCGCCGAAGACCACCGTGCCCAGCGTCAGGTAGACGAAGCCGTCTTCCGGGAGCGGCGGCAGCGGGACGTCGGGGTCGAACGGCGTCGGGCGCATCCGGAACACCGTCGGCACGGACGCGGTGCCCGGGTCGCGGACGCTGTCGGGCCAGACGTCGACGCAGGCGTCGCCGAAGAGCGCGTCCGCCGGGAGCTCGCCCCAGAGCGGCCGCAGCCGTTCGGCGGCCACGGCCAGGATCTCCGGCGGCATCGACCGCCCGATCACGACCGAGACGGCCGGGATGCCCGCCCGCCGCGCCGCCACCCCGGCGCCGACGTCGCTCATGTCGTAGACGACCAGGTCGGGACGCAGTTCGGGGAGCAGCGGCGTCAGGTCGCCGAGCAGCGAGTGCGGCAGCAGCTCGGCGAACATGGTGATGCCGACGTCGAGGAAACCGGCGTCCGCACCGTGCCGCTTCTGGGCTTCGGCCTCCGCCTCGCCGATGCCGATCCCGGCGCGGTGGACCTCGAAACCGAGGTCACGCACCTGGGGCACGAACGCTTCGCCGGTGCCGAAGACGACCTCGTGACCCGCTGCCGCGGCCGCGTTCGCCAAGGGCAGCAAGGGAAACAGGTGGCCGTACGCCGGGCGGCACGTGAAGAGGATCCGCACCGCCCGAGCGTACCGGTCAGCCCTTCACGACCGGAGCGATTTGCTGCGCCCACTGCTGCGGGGCCGACGTCCCGCCGGGCAGGGAGTTGAAGTACTCCCAGCCGTCGATCCCGCCGAAGTCCGCGTACTTGCCGATGAGACTCCGCACGGTCGACTGAAGTGTCGACATGGCGACATAGCCGCTGCAGTTCGCGGGGTTGGTCACGGTCCCGGCGACGACCTTGCTCGCCGGCACGACTCCGCGCTGGATGATGCCGTCGTAGCCGGAGGTGCTGCTCAGCGAGCCCCAGCCACAGTAGAACTGCGTGTTGAACCAGGAGATCTGGCTGCCGCGGTCGCGGTAGAGCGTGTCGTAGTCGAGGCCCGAGAGCCCGCCGCCGCCGCTGAGTTCGGTCGCGACCGGAGCCAACGTCACCAGGAACGAGCTGCCGAAGTCGGCGCGCAGGGCGTCGATCAGCTTGTTGAGCGCGGCGTTGGACATGTGCTCTTCGACGTCGAGGTCGATGCCGGAGAGCGAGTACGTCCGGATGAGGTTCCGCAGCAGCGGGTAGTAGGTGTCGAACTGGGTTTCGAGCCGCTGGAAGCTGCCCGCGGCCGCCCCGCCGACGAAGGCGAGGACGTGCACACCCTGGCTGCGCAGGGTCGCGAGGTCCTGCCACATCCGCGTGAACTTCGCGGCGTCGGGCGGATCGTCGTTGAGGTGCACGACGCTGTTGGCGTCGAGGTGGATGGCCCCGACGACGACGTCCGTGGCCCCGGCGTCGCGCAGAGGCAGCGGCGAGACGTAGGTGGAGCCGTTGTAGATGGTCTGGTAGTAGACGACAACCCTGCGCCCGGCGGCGGCCGAAGCCGGCACCGCACCCGAAATCATCAGCACCAAGGCCACGAAGGCCACGCCGATCCTCCGCATGGTCCAGACCATAAGTGGCGGTGAGTGGTTGGGGAAACACCCACCGTCGAACTTGTCCGGTTTCCTGTCTCAGCTGACCTCCTGCACCGAACGCCCGGGGATCGCCGCCAGCAGCTCCTTCGTGTACTCGGCTTGAGGTGCCTCCAGCACCTGCGTGGCCGGGCCCAGCTCCACCAGCGCGCCCTCGCGCATCACGCCGACCTGGTCCGCCAACTGCCGCACCACCGCCAGGTCGTGCGAGATGAACAGGTACGACAGTCCCAGTTCCGATTGCAGGTCGGCCAGCAGCCGCAGGATCTGGGCCTGCACCGAGACGTCCAGCGCGGACACCGGCTCGTCGCACACCACCAGGTCCGGCCGCAGCGCCAACGCGCGCGCGATCGCCACCCGCTGGCGCTGGCCGCCCGACAGCTCGGCCGGCTTCCGGCGCGCCACCGACGAAGGCAGCGCGACCTGCTCCAGCAGCTCCGGGACCCGGGTGCGCGGAAGACCGAACGCCCGCAACGGCTCCGCGACGACGTCCTCGATGGAGAACTTCGGGTTCAGCGACGCATACGGGTTCTGGTAGACGACCTGCATCCGTCGCCGCAGCCTGCGCAGTTCGGCGCCGGACAACGTCGTGATGTCCTGGCCGTCGAACTCCACCGAACCCGCCGACGGCGTCTCCAGCCGGAGCACCATGCGGGCCGTCGTCGACTTGCCCGAGCCCGACTCGCCCACCAGCGCCAGGGTCTGGCCGCGCGGGATGTCGAACGAGATCCCGTCGACCGCGCGGATTCCGCCGTCGAACGTCTTCGCGAGGTCCCGGACGGAAACCAGCGGCTCGGCGGCCGGGGCGGGCGGGCGTGACGCGCTGGTCATGCTCGGCGCCGCCGCGAGCAGCTGCTGCGTATACGGGTGCGTGGGCGCGCTGACGACCGACGAACCCTCTTCGACCACCGAGCCCTGCGAGAGCACCACGATCCGCGATGCGCGGTCAGCCGCGACGCCGAGGTCGTGCGTGATCAGCAGGATCGCCGTGCCCGACTCGGCGGCCAGCGACGTCAGGTGGTCGAGGATCCGGCGCTGCACCGTGACGTCCAGCGCCGACGTCGGCTCGTCCGCGATGATCAGCTTCGGCCGCCCGGCCAGCGCCGACGCGATCAGCACGCGCTGCCGGAGCCCGCCCGACAGCTGGTGCGGGTACTGCCGCGCCCTGCGCGACGGGTCAGGGACACCCGCGCGTTCGAGCAGTTCGATCGCTTGCGCCGAGGCGGTCCGCCGGTCCGCGAGCCCGTGGATCTTCAGCACCTCCGCGACCTGGTCGCCGATCCGGTGCACGGGATTCAGCGACACCGCCGGGTCCTGCGGCACCAGCGCGATCTCGCGGCCGCGCACGCCACGCCACTGCTTGTCCGACAGGGAAAGCAGGTCGCGGCCGGCGAAGGTGATCGAGCCGCCGTCGACGCGGCCGCCGCGGGGCAGCAGGCCGATGGCCGCGTGCGCCGTGGTCGACTTGCCCGAGCCCGATTCTCCGACGATGGCGACCACCTCGCCCGCGTCGATGTCCAGGCCGACGTCACGGACGGCCGGGACCTTCCGGTACGACACGGTCAGGTCCGAAATCCGCAGCAGGGTCATCGGTCTCCTCCGTCCAGCGCGCGGGACAGCCGGTTCGCGGCGAGGACCACCGCCGCGACCGTCAGCCCCGGGAACGTCGTCATCCACCAGGCCGTGGCCAGGAAGCTGCGCCCGCCCGCGACGAGCGAGCCCCACTCCGGCGTCGGCGGCGTCGCGCCGAAGCCGAGGAAGCTCAATGCCGACACCTCGAGCACGGCCGTGCCGAGGGTGAGTGTCGCCAGGGCGAGCACCGGGCCCACTGCGTTCGGCAGCACGTGCCGCAGCAGCACGCCGGACCAGCGCACTCCGCTCGCGCGCGCCGCTTCGACGAACACGCCGTTTCGCACGCGAAGCACCTCCGCGCGCATGACTCGCGCGAAGGACGCCAGGTTCGCGATGCCGACGGCGATCGCGACGTTCGTCGTGCCGAAGCCCAGCGCCGTGACCAGGGCCAGCGACAGCAGGATCGGCGGAATGGCCAGGAAAACGTCGACGACCCGCATGATCGCGGTGTCCGCCCAGCCGCCGCGGAACCCGGCCAGCAGGCCGAGCGCCGAGCCCGCGACGAGTGCCACGAGCACGGCGATCGCGGTCGCCCGCAGCGAGAGCGACGCGCCGTGGATCACGCGCGCGTAGACGTCCCGGCCGGTTTCGTCGGTGCCGAACAGGTGGTGCAGCGACGGGCCTTGAAGCCGTTCGGCCGGGACGCCGGTGATCGGGTCGTACCCGGTCAGCAGCGTCGGTACGAAGGCCGCGAGCAGCACGAACGCCAGGACCGCGACCGCGATCGTGAGTCCCGGGCGGCGGACGACCGGGGTGGCGAGGTCAACCACGGGCCACCTCCGGGGTCCGCGCGATGCGCGGGTCGAGCAGCGGGTAGAGCAGGTCGACGATCAGGTTGAGCACCACGAACACCAGCGCGGCCAGCACGATCACCGCCTGCACCACCGGGACGTCCTGCGCGGTGACGGCGGCCGCGGTGATCCGGCCGACGCCGTCGCGGGAGAACGCCGTCTCGGTGATCACCGACCCCGCGACGAGGTTGCCCGCCACCACGCCGGCGACGGTCAGCGTCGGCACGGCGGCGTTGCGCAGGAGGTGTCCGAAGTGGACTCGCCAACGGCTCGCGCCCTTGGCCGCCGCGATCTCCGCGTACGGCTCCGCCTGCTGCGTCGCGAGGCTCTTGGCCAGCACCTGCCCGATGATCGCGCCGGTCGGCAGCGCGAGGGTGATCGCGGGCAGGATGCTCGTCTCGAAGCCCTGCGTGCCCAGCGCCGGCAGCAGCCGCAGCCGGAACGAGAAGAACTGGATCAGCAGCAGCCCGACCCAGAACGGGGGCAGCGAGATCGCCAGTGACGGCAGGGAGAGCAGCGCCTGCCGCAGCCAGCGGAACCGCGTGAACGTGCCGAGGAACGCCGAGCCGCCACCGAACACCACCGCGAACAGCAGCGCCAGACCGGTCACCGCGAGCGTCGGCGGCAACGCCGTGACGACCATGTGCGTCGCGTCGTCGCCGGTCGCGACGCTGCGGCCGAAGTCGCCGTGCAGCGCCGAGACCAGCCGTTTCAGGTACTGGACCGGCAGGGCCGAGTCGAGGCCGTACTCCGCGCGGGCGGCGGCGAGCTGCTCGGGGGTCGCCGAGGAACCTGCCTCCCCGCTGGCGAGCTTCGCCGAAACGGCGTCGCCCGGCAGCAGGTAAAGGATCAGGAACGACAGCGTGAACGCCGCCCAGAGCACGAACACCGCCTGCCCGACGCGGCGGAGGAGGTAGCGCCTCACGACAGCCACGCGTCGAAGAGCTGCAGCCGCGACGACGCCTCGAAGTCGACGGCGTGCGCCTGCGAGCTCAGCGCGACGACCTGGGTCAGCTCGAACACCGGGACGGCGTAGGCGTGGTCGACGATCAGCTTCTGCACCTCGTCGGCCGACGGCTTGCGCTTGGCGTTGTCCACAGTGGACGACTGGGTGTCGAGGGCGACGTCGAGCGGGTTGCCCGGCGTCAGCTTGCTGCGGTTGCCGGCCTTGGTGGAGAACTGGCCGCGCAGGATGTCCGGGTCGGCGCGGGTCACGTTGTACCAGAGGAAGTCGTAGTTCCCGCTGAGCTGGATCTGCGTGGTCTCGGCGGTGGTGTGCTGCTCGATCCGCAGGTCGAAGCCGATCTTGCGCAGCTGCTGCTGGACCAGCTCCAGCACGCTGCGGTTCTGGTTGAACACCGGCGAGAACACGACGGACGCGCTCAGCTTCTGCCCGTTCTTGACGCGGATCCCGTCGGGCCCGGGCGCCCAGCCGTCGCCGTCGAGCAGCGCGGCCGCGCCCTTCTGGTCGTAGGCGAGCTGCTGCGAGAGGTCGTCGTAGAGCGGTGTCGCCGAGCCGAGGATGCTGGTGGCGGGCTGGTAGCTGGCCGTCAGCACGGTGTTCACGACCTCGGTGCGGTCGACGCCCTTGAGCACGGCCTGGCGCACCTTCTCGTCGGTGAGCACGCCGCGGGTGGTGTTGGCGTGCAGGTTGAACACGACGCCGGGGTTGGGCCGGATGTTCTCGCTGAAGCCGTTGCCCTTGAACTGCGGCTCGTCGACCGGCTGGATGTCGGTGGCCGCGTCGAGCTGGCCGGACGCGAGGCTGCCGGTGCGGACGCCGGGCTCCGGCACGATCTTGTAGTCGATCTTGTCGAGGTAGGCCTCGCCCTGGTGCTTGAACAGCGACGAGCCCCACGCGTAGCCCTTGCGCTTGGCCAGGACGATCTCCTGGTTCTGCTTCAGGCTTTCGAAGACGAACGGCCCGGAGCCGATCAGGCCGGTGCCCTGGCAGCGCTGCTCCGGCGTCTTCTTGAACGCCGCCGGCGCGAGGACGCCGAGCGACATCGTCGAGCTGGCCTGCAGGAACTGGGCGCTGGGCGAGGAGAACTCGATCCGTACGGTCCGCGGGTCGACGACCGTCGACGTCTTGTACGCGGCGAGGTAGCCGTAGCCGAGCTGGGCTTTCGTGCCGAGAGCTTTGATGCCGTCGAAGCTCGTCTTCACCGCGGCGGCGTCGACCGGGCTGCCGTCGGAGAACGTCGCGCCGGGACGCAGGTGGAAGGTGAACGCCGTCGAGTCGGCGTTGATCTCCCACTTCTCGGCCAGCCACGGCTTGATCTCGCCGGTCTTCGGGTCCTGGTCGGTGAGCGAGTCGACCAGCTGGCGCGCGACGTTGATGGAGGCGTTCGTCGCGGTCTGCTGCGGGTCGATGCAGTCGGGCGCGGACGAGATGCCGAGCCTGAGCGTGCCGCCGGGCTTCGGCGGGCCGGCGTCGGCGGCTTGTTCGGTGCCGGCGGCGGAGCAGGCGGTCAGCAGGACGGGCAGGGCGAGCAGGGCCGCGGCGTTGCGGGCGCGGGAAAGGGGGTACACCGGACGGCCTCCAGCGGGGAGCGGTTGCGTCTTCGATGAGCGACGCTAACCACGCGCTGAAGGCCGTCCCACAAGCTGAACCGGAGTCCCAAACCCTGGCACCGCAACGAATCCGCCTTGACTTCGCGCCGGTGCGAGTG
This genomic window from Amycolatopsis mongoliensis contains:
- a CDS encoding glycosyltransferase, which translates into the protein MRILFTCRPAYGHLFPLLPLANAAAAAGHEVVFGTGEAFVPQVRDLGFEVHRAGIGIGEAEAEAQKRHGADAGFLDVGITMFAELLPHSLLGDLTPLLPELRPDLVVYDMSDVGAGVAARRAGIPAVSVVIGRSMPPEILAVAAERLRPLWGELPADALFGDACVDVWPDSVRDPGTASVPTVFRMRPTPFDPDVPLPPLPEDGFVYLTLGTVVFGATDVLRGAIRALSRLDVDVLVALGPGDPSALGELPARVQVAGFVPQAEVLKHAGLVVHHGGTGTVLASLAAGLPQLILPQGADQFANAETLSALGAAKSLVGDAIRIPAIEAAARDLLTDPKPRDTARGIAAEIAKMPPPEQVLAEVVAWAS
- a CDS encoding glycosyl hydrolase family 18 protein encodes the protein MRRIGVAFVALVLMISGAVPASAAAGRRVVVYYQTIYNGSTYVSPLPLRDAGATDVVVGAIHLDANSVVHLNDDPPDAAKFTRMWQDLATLRSQGVHVLAFVGGAAAGSFQRLETQFDTYYPLLRNLIRTYSLSGIDLDVEEHMSNAALNKLIDALRADFGSSFLVTLAPVATELSGGGGLSGLDYDTLYRDRGSQISWFNTQFYCGWGSLSSTSGYDGIIQRGVVPASKVVAGTVTNPANCSGYVAMSTLQSTVRSLIGKYADFGGIDGWEYFNSLPGGTSAPQQWAQQIAPVVKG
- a CDS encoding ABC transporter ATP-binding protein, whose translation is MTLLRISDLTVSYRKVPAVRDVGLDIDAGEVVAIVGESGSGKSTTAHAAIGLLPRGGRVDGGSITFAGRDLLSLSDKQWRGVRGREIALVPQDPAVSLNPVHRIGDQVAEVLKIHGLADRRTASAQAIELLERAGVPDPSRRARQYPHQLSGGLRQRVLIASALAGRPKLIIADEPTSALDVTVQRRILDHLTSLAAESGTAILLITHDLGVAADRASRIVVLSQGSVVEEGSSVVSAPTHPYTQQLLAAAPSMTSASRPPAPAAEPLVSVRDLAKTFDGGIRAVDGISFDIPRGQTLALVGESGSGKSTTARMVLRLETPSAGSVEFDGQDITTLSGAELRRLRRRMQVVYQNPYASLNPKFSIEDVVAEPLRAFGLPRTRVPELLEQVALPSSVARRKPAELSGGQRQRVAIARALALRPDLVVCDEPVSALDVSVQAQILRLLADLQSELGLSYLFISHDLAVVRQLADQVGVMREGALVELGPATQVLEAPQAEYTKELLAAIPGRSVQEVS
- a CDS encoding ABC transporter permease, with the protein product MVDLATPVVRRPGLTIAVAVLAFVLLAAFVPTLLTGYDPITGVPAERLQGPSLHHLFGTDETGRDVYARVIHGASLSLRATAIAVLVALVAGSALGLLAGFRGGWADTAIMRVVDVFLAIPPILLSLALVTALGFGTTNVAIAVGIANLASFARVMRAEVLRVRNGVFVEAARASGVRWSGVLLRHVLPNAVGPVLALATLTLGTAVLEVSALSFLGFGATPPTPEWGSLVAGGRSFLATAWWMTTFPGLTVAAVVLAANRLSRALDGGDR
- a CDS encoding ABC transporter permease, yielding MRRYLLRRVGQAVFVLWAAFTLSFLILYLLPGDAVSAKLASGEAGSSATPEQLAAARAEYGLDSALPVQYLKRLVSALHGDFGRSVATGDDATHMVVTALPPTLAVTGLALLFAVVFGGGSAFLGTFTRFRWLRQALLSLPSLAISLPPFWVGLLLIQFFSFRLRLLPALGTQGFETSILPAITLALPTGAIIGQVLAKSLATQQAEPYAEIAAAKGASRWRVHFGHLLRNAAVPTLTVAGVVAGNLVAGSVITETAFSRDGVGRITAAAVTAQDVPVVQAVIVLAALVFVVLNLIVDLLYPLLDPRIARTPEVARG
- a CDS encoding ABC transporter substrate-binding protein — encoded protein: MYPLSRARNAAALLALPVLLTACSAAGTEQAADAGPPKPGGTLRLGISSAPDCIDPQQTATNASINVARQLVDSLTDQDPKTGEIKPWLAEKWEINADSTAFTFHLRPGATFSDGSPVDAAAVKTSFDGIKALGTKAQLGYGYLAAYKTSTVVDPRTVRIEFSSPSAQFLQASSTMSLGVLAPAAFKKTPEQRCQGTGLIGSGPFVFESLKQNQEIVLAKRKGYAWGSSLFKHQGEAYLDKIDYKIVPEPGVRTGSLASGQLDAATDIQPVDEPQFKGNGFSENIRPNPGVVFNLHANTTRGVLTDEKVRQAVLKGVDRTEVVNTVLTASYQPATSILGSATPLYDDLSQQLAYDQKGAAALLDGDGWAPGPDGIRVKNGQKLSASVVFSPVFNQNRSVLELVQQQLRKIGFDLRIEQHTTAETTQIQLSGNYDFLWYNVTRADPDILRGQFSTKAGNRSKLTPGNPLDVALDTQSSTVDNAKRKPSADEVQKLIVDHAYAVPVFELTQVVALSSQAHAVDFEASSRLQLFDAWLS